A DNA window from Hordeum vulgare subsp. vulgare chromosome 1H, MorexV3_pseudomolecules_assembly, whole genome shotgun sequence contains the following coding sequences:
- the LOC123412637 gene encoding uncharacterized protein LOC123412637 isoform X1 — MAASLAASPSFPPRNHPFARSVPLALPRRGAARRTLPVPAHAVGGGGGDGGGEGGAGRILDPLATPLQVLGLDASAGYSAAQLKAAFRARVKEFHPDVCKDTENADLIMRRVLEAYELLVTLLRFTQMLSGNQGMMIERNNIDPFDEPECEARDIFVNELLCIGTGCPYSCVKRAPHAFAFADDIGTARAISQGNGDDYSVQLAVGQCPRKCIYYVTPCQRTILEEVLASILMTPWDLSEAAVLDSLTSKAMFENNRYSKPKREAKSSSDYVDWI, encoded by the exons ATGGCCGCCTCTCTGGCTGCCTCACCCTCCTTCCCGCCGCGCAACCACCCCTTCGCACGGAGCGTGCCCTTGGCGTTGCCGCGGCGAGGCGCGGCCCGCCGCACCCTCCCCGTCCCGGCGCACGCcgtcgggggcgggggcggggacggAGGCGGCGAGGGAGGTGCGGGGAGGATACTGGACCCGCTCGCCACGCCCTTGCAGGTCCTCGGCCTCGACGCCTCGGCCGGCTACTCCGCCGCGCAGCTCAAGGCCGCCTTCCGCGCCCGG GTAAAGGAATTCCATCCTGACGTTTGCAAGGACACAGAGAATGCAGATTTAATAATGAGGCGAGTACTCGAGGCCTATGAG CTATTAGTTACACTGCTTCGTTTCACGCAGATGTTATCTGGTAACCAAGGAATGATGATTGAAAG GAACAATATTGACCCATTTGATGAACCTGAGTGTGAAGCTCGCGACATATTTGTCAATGAACTTCTATGTATTGGCACTG GATGCCCATATTCTTGTGTTAAAAGGGCACCTCATGCATTTGCATTTGCAGATGACATTGGTACAGCTCGTGCAATATCTCAAG GTAATGGTGATGATTACTCTGTCCAACTTGCTGTTGGGCAGTGTCCGAGAAAGTGCATATACTATGTGACACCTTGCCAGCGTACTATTTTGGAGGAAGTTCTTGCTAG CATATTGATGACGCCATGGGACCTCTCTGAAGCAGCAGTTCTGGATTCGCTCACGTCAAAAGCAATGTTTGAGAATAACAGGTACTCGAAGCCCAAAAGAGAAGCAAAATCATCTTCTGACTATGTTGATTGGATCTGA
- the LOC123412637 gene encoding uncharacterized protein LOC123412637 isoform X2, with protein sequence MAASLAASPSFPPRNHPFARSVPLALPRRGAARRTLPVPAHAVGGGGGDGGGEGGAGRILDPLATPLQVLGLDASAGYSAAQLKAAFRARVKEFHPDVCKDTENADLIMRRVLEAYEMLSGNQGMMIERNNIDPFDEPECEARDIFVNELLCIGTGCPYSCVKRAPHAFAFADDIGTARAISQGNGDDYSVQLAVGQCPRKCIYYVTPCQRTILEEVLASILMTPWDLSEAAVLDSLTSKAMFENNRYSKPKREAKSSSDYVDWI encoded by the exons ATGGCCGCCTCTCTGGCTGCCTCACCCTCCTTCCCGCCGCGCAACCACCCCTTCGCACGGAGCGTGCCCTTGGCGTTGCCGCGGCGAGGCGCGGCCCGCCGCACCCTCCCCGTCCCGGCGCACGCcgtcgggggcgggggcggggacggAGGCGGCGAGGGAGGTGCGGGGAGGATACTGGACCCGCTCGCCACGCCCTTGCAGGTCCTCGGCCTCGACGCCTCGGCCGGCTACTCCGCCGCGCAGCTCAAGGCCGCCTTCCGCGCCCGG GTAAAGGAATTCCATCCTGACGTTTGCAAGGACACAGAGAATGCAGATTTAATAATGAGGCGAGTACTCGAGGCCTATGAG ATGTTATCTGGTAACCAAGGAATGATGATTGAAAG GAACAATATTGACCCATTTGATGAACCTGAGTGTGAAGCTCGCGACATATTTGTCAATGAACTTCTATGTATTGGCACTG GATGCCCATATTCTTGTGTTAAAAGGGCACCTCATGCATTTGCATTTGCAGATGACATTGGTACAGCTCGTGCAATATCTCAAG GTAATGGTGATGATTACTCTGTCCAACTTGCTGTTGGGCAGTGTCCGAGAAAGTGCATATACTATGTGACACCTTGCCAGCGTACTATTTTGGAGGAAGTTCTTGCTAG CATATTGATGACGCCATGGGACCTCTCTGAAGCAGCAGTTCTGGATTCGCTCACGTCAAAAGCAATGTTTGAGAATAACAGGTACTCGAAGCCCAAAAGAGAAGCAAAATCATCTTCTGACTATGTTGATTGGATCTGA